The Primulina tabacum isolate GXHZ01 chromosome 16, ASM2559414v2, whole genome shotgun sequence genome window below encodes:
- the LOC142529770 gene encoding NAP1-related protein 2-like, giving the protein MGVDKGKKQKLEEVEEGNDSQLHIDGELVLSIEKLQEIQVELEKINEEASDKVLEVEQKYTAMRKPVYDKRNEHIKSIPDFWLTAFMSHPALGELLTENDQKIFKYLCNLEVEESKDVKSGYSITFNFDPNPYFENSVLTKTLTFLEEGTTTITATSIKWKEDLGIHNGVVEEKKGTKRSYAEESFFTWFSETQHKGDMVEIHDEVAEIIKDDLWPNPLTFFNNDADEEEFNVDEDDEDDDEEKASVDSEDEDGGEDED; this is encoded by the exons ATGGGAGTGGACAAAGGGAAGAAGCAGAAATTGGAGGAAGTAGAGGAAGGTAACGACAGCCAGCTGCACATTGACGGGGAGCTGGTTCTATCCATTGAGAAGCTCCAGGAAATTCAAGTGGAGCTCGAAAAA ATCAATGAAGAAGCAAGTGACAAAGTCCTGGAGGTGGAACAGAAGTACACTGCTATGCGCAAGCCCGTTTATGATAAGCGAAATGAGCACATTAAGTCCATTCCTGATTTTTGGCTGACTGCA TTTATGAGTCATCCCGCTCTTGGTGAACTTTTGACTGAAAATGACCAGAAG ATTTTCAAGTACTTGTGCAACCTTGAAGTAGAAGAATCCAAAGATGTGAAATCCGGTTACTCAATAACATTT AATTTCGATCCCAATCCTTACTTTGAAAATTCTGTGCTTACGAAAACTTTGACCTTTCTTGAGGAGGGAACGACGACAATCACCGCTACATCAATTAAGTGGAAAGAAGACTTG GGCATTCATAATGGTGTTGTTGAGGAAAAGAAGGGGACCAAGCGATCTTATGCTGAGGAAAG CTTTTTTACTTGGTTTAGCGAGACTCAGCATAAAGGCGATATGGTTGAGATTCATGATGAG GTTGCTGAAATCATCAAGGATGATCTGTGGCCAAATCCCCTCACGTTTTTTAACAAT GATGCCGATGAAGAAGAATTCAATGTGGATGAGGATGACGAAGATGATGATGAG